A stretch of DNA from Henriciella sp. AS95:
CCATGCGACGGCATGGGCCCTTCCGATGGTCGCGCCGATGAATGGGGCCCGGCTCGTCATGCCGGGAAGCAAGCTGGATGGCGAAACGCTGCTTGAGCTGTGCGCCAGTGAAGGTGTGACACACGCCTGGGGCGTCCCGACGATCTGGAAGGCCGTGCTCGACGCAGCCCTGCATAGCAACCGTAAGCTGCCGGCGCTGCGCCGCCTTTATGTTGGCGGCTCTGCGGTCCCACCACAGCTGAAACGCGACTTTGCCGAGCATCTCGATGTGGAAATCGTGCAGATATGGGGCATGACGGAGACCAGCCCGCTCGGTGTGATTGGCACGCCCAGCGCTGCCCTGAAGCAGCAGTCCTCCCAAACACAGGATGAAGTTCTTCACGCCAAGCAGGGCCGCGTGCCCTACGGCATCGAGCTCAACATCGTGGACGAAGACGGCAGGACCCTGCCGCGTGACGGCGCCGCCAGCGGACGGCTGATGGTGCGCGGCCCATGGGTCGTCAACCAGTATTTCGGGCACGAAGCGCCCGTCACGGATGAGCAGGGCTGGTTTGATACCGGCGATGTCGCGACGATCGATCCACTTGGCTACATGCAGATCACCGATCGGACCAAGGACATCATCAAGTCAGGCGGCGAGTGGATCAGTTCGATCGAGCTCGAGAACACCGCTGTCGAACACCCCGACATCACATCTGCGGCCGCGATCGGCCTGCCTCATCCCAAATGGGATGAGCGTCCGCTGCTCGTCTTTTCAAAGAAAGCTGGAAGCGCCGTGTCCTCGGCCGACGCGCTGGCATTTTTATCGTCACAACTGCCGAAATGGTGGGTGCCGGAGGACGCGGTCATCGCTGACGAACTACCCCTCACAGCAACCGGGAAGGTCGACAAGAAGCAATTACGGCAGATCCATGCCGAGCATTATCAGAAACACGAAAAACAAGATTAGAGTTCTGGGAGGAATTCCGTGTACAAACAACTTTACGCATCAGTCGCTGCGCTCGCCATTGCTGGTGCCCTGTCATGGCCAGCGGCCGCGCAAACAGCCTCATCCGACGAAGGCACAAGCCCGAAAAGGCTCCAGTCCGTCACGGTTACCGCACGCAAGACATCCGAAGACATTCAGGATGTTCCGCTGTCCATGTCGGCCTTCGATGCCGAAGCCCTGGCCGACTACGGATTTACCGATTCACTGGCCATCGACGACCAGGTTCCGAACCTTGAAATCAAGACTTTCGGCGGCAACCCGAACCTGTTCATCCGGGGTGTCGGGAACAATGACTTCAACGGCACGACTGTATCGCCAGTGAGCATCTACAGCGATGATGTCCTGCAGGGTCTGACCGGCGGGCAGCTGATGCAGATGTTCGACCTTGAGCGGGTCGAAGTCCTTCGTGGCCCGCAGGGCACCCTGTTTGGCCGCAACACGACAGGCGGCGCGATCAACTTCTATTCCCGCAAGCCTGGCAACACGCAGGAAGGCTATCTTCGCGTCGGCATTGGCAGCTACAACGCCCGCGAAGTCGAAGCGGCAGGTACCATCGTTGCGATTGAGGACAAGCTTTCCACACGCATCGCCGGCAAGATGCAGGCGAATGATGGTGACCGCCGAAACCTCTACGATGGGTCGCGGGCGAATGCCGTCGACCTGGCCGCCATTCGCGCCATTACCCGGTACACGCCGAATGATGATGTCGAGTTGTTGTGGAACCTGCATTATGGACGCGATCGCTCCGACTACCAACAGGGCAAGTCCGTCGGCGCGATTAATGGTGGTAATGCACTTGGCTATGTCGATCCGGTGCCGGACGACGCGAAATACATCAACGTTAATCGCACCGACAATCGCCATCACGCCGACACGTGGGGCACCAGTGTCGCCATCACCTGGGACATTGGCGACTACACTCTAAAGTCGGTCACCGCCTATGAAGATGTCGAGACCGACTATCTCGGCGATATCGATCAGAGTCCGCAAAGCCTCGACGAGCTTCGCTTCCAGCAGGATGGCGAACAGGTCAGCCAGGAGTTCAACCTCTCCTATGATGGCGGCGGCGACGTGACCTGGATCTCCGGCCTGTTCGCCCTCAAGGAGGATTTCGGCTACCGCACGTCCGGGCCTCTCTTTGGCGATGTTCCCGGCGCAGCGCTACCGCTCGATGCGCACTCGCAACGCGACACCAAGACCTATGCAGTATTTGGCGAAGCGACCTACCAGCTGACCGATGCCTTCAGCCTGACGGGCGGTCTTCGTTATACATATGAGGAAAAGGATGCGGTTCTCGATAGCCTGCTGACCTATGGCGAGTTCGGTACGTCACCGGCAGGCCTTGTCGTCCCGCTCATTCCGAAAACAAGCCGTTCGGAAAGTTGGGACGCCTGGTCCGGACGCCTCCTCGCCAAGTACGAATTCGGCGCCGACAGCATGGTCTATGGTAGCGTGTCGCGCGGCTTCCGGTCGGGCGGATACAATCTCGGCGCGTTTTTTGACCCGAACGAGCTCACCACTGTCGATCCGGAATTCCTGACCTCTTACGAGATCGGCCTGAAGACCACCCTGCTGGATGATCGGTTCCGCGCCAACATGGCGGTGTTCATGTATGACTATACCGACCTGCAGGTCTTCACCTTTACCCAGGGTTCAAGCACCGCCAACCCGATCGTAATCGCGCTGGAAAACGCTGCCGACGCCGAAGTTTCCGGGTTCGAGGGTGAATTTACCGCCATTCCGGTTGACGGCATGCATCTGTCGCTCGGCATCGGCTATCTCGACGCGTCCTATGAAAACTACGTCTCGCCCATCGCTGGCGACCTCAGTGGGAACCGGCTACCGGGCGCACCTGAATGGAACATCAATGCGTCCGCGCAGCAGGATTTCTCGCTGCCGAATGGATGGGTCCTGACGCCGCGCGTCGAGTATGTCTATGTCGACCAGCGCTACTACGACTCCAACCAGCTTGAGGCCATCAGCTCACGTGGATCACATGAGCTTGTGAACGCCCGGCTATCCCTCTCGCCGGAGACATCTGACTGGGAGATCGCCCTTTGGGCCAAGAATATTGGCGACGAGCAATACATCGTCGATGCCGGGGACCTCAGAGCAACATTTGGCTTCATCCCAACCTATTACGGCCCACGCGAGAGCTGGGGCCTGGAAGCCCGGATCGAATTCTAGACAAACAGGAGACTGACATGCGTGAAGAAGAAGAACTACTCTACAATCCGAAGGATCTGAATTGGCACAGCCTGGGCAATGGCGCCCACTACCGCCTGCTGCGGGTCAGCCCGGAAACCGGACACTTTTCGATCATCCTGAAGCTTGATGCTGGCGGCATGTTTGCCGGCCACTATCACCTCGGCGCGGGCGAGTTCCTGATGCTGAAGGGTGAGCTCAAATACAAGGACAGCACCGCCAAGGCCGGCGACTGGGGATACGAACCACTCGGTGCCGTACATGCCGACACCAATGTCGAGATGGAGACCGAGCTTCTGTTTATCGGCTACGGTCCCATCGCCTTCACCGGTGAAGATGGCAGTATCGCACAAATCCTTGACGCCAGGCTTCTCAGCGATGTCGCAGAAGGCAAGATCCAGCCGGTCTCCTTCACCGTCGACGCGTAAGTCGCATTCAACTGTTTCGGCAAGCCGGCTGAAGATCAGCTGCTCCCATCGTGGGGCAGCGGTCATGCCCGCCCTGTTGGCGGCGCTCCGGCTCCGATTTCGGATCAATCACTATTCAGGAGGAGCTCGTGACAAAGCGTCTCGAAAACAAGATTGCACTCGTAACGGGCGCAGCCCAGGGCATCGGTGCTGCCATAGCACATCAGTTCGAGGAACAGGGCGCGACTGTCTGGAGGACGGATCTCCAACAGATTCCTGGCGAGCGTACGCGTCAAAAGGACTCCGCCTCTGAAGACGACTGGAAATCCCTGCTCGCCGAAATCAAGGAAACATCCGGCGGCCTTGATATTCTTGTCAACAATGCGGGCATTGAGCTTGAGTGTCCCTTGGAAGAGGTGACACTCGATAGCTGGCGCAAAGTCATGAGCGTAAACGTCGATGGTGTGTTCCTGGGCTGCAAGCTTGCCACCGACATGCTCGCCGACCGCAAGAGCGGCCTGGCCTCCGTCATCAACATATCATCGGTCGCCGGCATAATCGGCTTCCCTTTCCAGCCCAGCTACAACACGTCCAAAGGCGCCGTGCGCCATTTGAGCAAAACACTGGCGATTGAGTGGGGCGCCAGTAAGAAACCGATCCGCTGCAACTCAATCCATCCCGGCTGCATCGACACCCAAATGCTGCGCGAAGCGAGCATAAAATGGCAAGATCACGGGCTCTTGCCCGATGGCGATCGCATGGCCGCCATGTCGGGACTTTGCCCGCTTGGCACGGTCGGCGCGCCGGATGATATCGCGCACGGC
This window harbors:
- a CDS encoding 2,4'-dihydroxyacetophenone dioxygenase family protein: MREEEELLYNPKDLNWHSLGNGAHYRLLRVSPETGHFSIILKLDAGGMFAGHYHLGAGEFLMLKGELKYKDSTAKAGDWGYEPLGAVHADTNVEMETELLFIGYGPIAFTGEDGSIAQILDARLLSDVAEGKIQPVSFTVDA
- a CDS encoding long-chain fatty acid--CoA ligase; the protein is MSDYLMQDIQLRIPDILRYAAEQHGDLTMPSLDEEGRWNRDTYSNAWHRARQLAGAIASLGLDHQSRIASLALNTRRHMELYYGVTAAGHILHTINPRFSAEQIRFTVEQADDAVIFFDPAFSQQAEAIAKDCPSVQMFVALCPADHLPDLTLPGLTDYESFIAAAAPDDGPSDLSERDGAFLCYTSGTTGNPKGVLYSHRSCMIHALAASAPGNFGIGPGDVVLPCASMYHATAWALPMVAPMNGARLVMPGSKLDGETLLELCASEGVTHAWGVPTIWKAVLDAALHSNRKLPALRRLYVGGSAVPPQLKRDFAEHLDVEIVQIWGMTETSPLGVIGTPSAALKQQSSQTQDEVLHAKQGRVPYGIELNIVDEDGRTLPRDGAASGRLMVRGPWVVNQYFGHEAPVTDEQGWFDTGDVATIDPLGYMQITDRTKDIIKSGGEWISSIELENTAVEHPDITSAAAIGLPHPKWDERPLLVFSKKAGSAVSSADALAFLSSQLPKWWVPEDAVIADELPLTATGKVDKKQLRQIHAEHYQKHEKQD
- a CDS encoding SDR family oxidoreductase → MTKRLENKIALVTGAAQGIGAAIAHQFEEQGATVWRTDLQQIPGERTRQKDSASEDDWKSLLAEIKETSGGLDILVNNAGIELECPLEEVTLDSWRKVMSVNVDGVFLGCKLATDMLADRKSGLASVINISSVAGIIGFPFQPSYNTSKGAVRHLSKTLAIEWGASKKPIRCNSIHPGCIDTQMLREASIKWQDHGLLPDGDRMAAMSGLCPLGTVGAPDDIAHGAVYLASDESRFVTGIELIIDGGFVAQ
- a CDS encoding TonB-dependent receptor, which encodes MYKQLYASVAALAIAGALSWPAAAQTASSDEGTSPKRLQSVTVTARKTSEDIQDVPLSMSAFDAEALADYGFTDSLAIDDQVPNLEIKTFGGNPNLFIRGVGNNDFNGTTVSPVSIYSDDVLQGLTGGQLMQMFDLERVEVLRGPQGTLFGRNTTGGAINFYSRKPGNTQEGYLRVGIGSYNAREVEAAGTIVAIEDKLSTRIAGKMQANDGDRRNLYDGSRANAVDLAAIRAITRYTPNDDVELLWNLHYGRDRSDYQQGKSVGAINGGNALGYVDPVPDDAKYINVNRTDNRHHADTWGTSVAITWDIGDYTLKSVTAYEDVETDYLGDIDQSPQSLDELRFQQDGEQVSQEFNLSYDGGGDVTWISGLFALKEDFGYRTSGPLFGDVPGAALPLDAHSQRDTKTYAVFGEATYQLTDAFSLTGGLRYTYEEKDAVLDSLLTYGEFGTSPAGLVVPLIPKTSRSESWDAWSGRLLAKYEFGADSMVYGSVSRGFRSGGYNLGAFFDPNELTTVDPEFLTSYEIGLKTTLLDDRFRANMAVFMYDYTDLQVFTFTQGSSTANPIVIALENAADAEVSGFEGEFTAIPVDGMHLSLGIGYLDASYENYVSPIAGDLSGNRLPGAPEWNINASAQQDFSLPNGWVLTPRVEYVYVDQRYYDSNQLEAISSRGSHELVNARLSLSPETSDWEIALWAKNIGDEQYIVDAGDLRATFGFIPTYYGPRESWGLEARIEF